In Lotus japonicus ecotype B-129 chromosome 5, LjGifu_v1.2, one genomic interval encodes:
- the LOC130719685 gene encoding uncharacterized protein LOC130719685 has product MKLLSYNVRGLGDGAKRRMIREVLCQNQVDLLCVQETKSQSVDRRVCAQLWGDSEFNWKAIHAVNRGGGLLCVWKLTAFVLQDYVEGPGFLGLIGSWSNSQQQCVIVNINSSGSLEDKLVTWNALKVWRRDCNILPWCIAGDFNAVRCAEERRGIAGVLHSQRRDMEEFNSFITEMNWRIFLWQERNSLGFDQIIKPKQCDSWGPKPFRVLNCWLEDPRLPAVVSKSWDEYKVRGWGAFILKEKLKNLRYKLKEWNYGVFGNLKLRRDVLVQQINSLDAKQVEGGLSEAEKVQHSEFSTEFWNRRSNSVVGLLIDGLWSEDPDQVKAEVQRFFTQKFKTDSWCRPTLDGVHFNSLSEADNLSLTAQICEGELKEAVWSCGGDKSPGLDGFNFRFIQKFWCFIKDDFFRMAKEFWRRGAWPKRVNASFIALIPKVNSPQNLNEFRPISLISCMYKVISKVLAIRLKPVMGRLIDERQFAFIGGRSMLDSVVVVNEIVHEAKTRKQLTIIFKVDYEKAYDSVEWGFLLYMLHRMNFHSKWILWMKSCLESASVSVLVNGSPTGEFRMERGLRQGDPLAPFLFLIVAEGLNRLFLNSVHLSYFSGYKVGGKANCLVSLLQFADDTIFLGEASVQNVIVIKAVLRYFEMISGLKVNFYKSKLAGLSIADSLAGRMPPCVIKICTRLMRNFLWGGVGDDRKIAWVKWSSICQSKKAGSVGIKDLELFNRALLGKWVWRWHREPFALWCRVIQAKYGDNSGHKFSTWWRDIHRACIMDSLNWFEEGSKKSVRGGDATKLWHEDWLGNGCLREKYLRLYNLSNQRWSRISDCGVWVDGLWDWKLRWRRPLRGRELAWEQSLLQELRSMSLREGCPDLWSWEVAADGIYSVSSAYSFLQERDQPVLDPCFAALWKSFCSSSVKGFAWRLLLDRIPSKENLLKRHILVSMADAHCVLCQDQLETSYHLLFSCSFSVGVCQSCFSWLEVPYFSAASACEHFLAFRIGRSGAQQRMAHTVWMTIAWSLWLLRNEVTFREGSADVDSVLELIKRRSWQWINANLPQFQYSFAVWSYSPLNYILSS; this is encoded by the exons ATGAAGTTACTCTCATATAATGTTAGGGGGCTGGGCGATGGTGCCAAAAGAAGGATGATTAGGGAAGTTCTTTGTCAAAATCAGGTTGATTTGCTCTGTGTTCAGGAGACCAAGTCTCAGTCTGTTGATCGTCGTGTTTGTGCTCAACTTTGGGGAGATTCCGAATTCAATTGGAAAGCTATTCATGCTGTGAATCGGGGAGGTGGCTTATTATGTGTTTGGAAACTTACAGCTTTTGTTTTGCAGGATTATGTTGAGGGACCTGGCTTCCTAGGTCTTATTGGCTCTTGGAGCAACTCTCAACAGCAATGTGTTATTGTCAATATTAATTCCTCAGGCTCTTTGGAGGACAAATTGGTTACATGGAATGCTTTGAAAGTTTGGCGGAGGGATTGCAATATTTTACCTTGGTGCATTGCGGGAGACTTCAATGCGGTCCGGTGTGCGGAGGAACGTCGTGGTATTGCTGGGGTCCTTCATTCACAGCGTAGAGACATGGAGGAGTTTAATTCGTTTATCACTGAGATGAACTGGAGGATATTCCTTTGGCAGGAAAGAAATTCACTTGGTTTCGACCAAATAATCAAGCCCAAA CAATGTGATAGTTGGGGGCCTAAACCCTTTCGGGTTCTGAACTGTTGGCTGGAGGATCCTCGTTTGCCTGCTGTTGTTTCTAAGTCTTGGGATGAGTATAAGGTCCGTGGTTGGGGAGCATTTATCTTGAAGGAAAAATTAAAGAATCTGCGATATAAACTGAAGGAGTGGAATTATGGTGTTTTTGGAAACTTAAAACTGAGAAGGGATGTTCTTGTTCAGCAGATTAATTCCCTAGATGCAAAGCAAGTGGAGGGTGGATTGTCTGAGGCGGAAAAAGTGCAGCACTCTGAATTCTCTACTGAATTCTGGAAT AGGAGATCAAACTCAGTTGTGGGTTTGCTTATTGATGGGTTATGGAGTGAGGATCCTGATCAGGTGAAAGCTGAGGTTCAGAGATTTTTTACACAGAAATTCAAAACAGATTCATGGTGTCGGCCAACATTGGATGGGGTTCATTTTAATTCTCTTTCTGAAGCTGATAACCTTTCTCTAACTGCCcagatttgtgaaggagaactCAAGGAAGCTGTTTGGAGTTGTGGTGGAGATAAAAGCCCGGGCCTGGACGGGTTCAACTTCAGGTTCATTCAGAAATTCTGGTGCTTCATAAAGGACGATTTCTTTAGGATGGCTAAAGAATTTTGGCGTCGTGGGGCTTGGCCTAAAAGGGTAAATGCCTCTTTTATTGCTCTCATACCCAAGGTAAATTCGCCCCAGAATCTCAATGAGTTCAGACCTATCTCTCTTATTAGCTGCATGTACAAGGTCATTTCGAAAGTACTAGCTATCCGGTTGAAACCGGTTATGGGGAGGCTAATTGATGAGCGTCAGTTTGCATTTATCGGGGGGCGTTCAATGCTGGACAGTGTGGTGGTGGTCAACGAAATTGTCCATGAagcaaagacaaggaagcaacTGACAATTATTTTTAAGGTGGATTACGAGAAGGCGTATGACTCGGTTGAGTGGGGCTTTTTACTATATATGCTTCATCGCATGAATTTTCATTCTAAATGGATTCTTTGGATGAAAAGCTGTTTAGAATCGGCTTCGGTGTCGGTTTTGGTTAATGGTAGCCCGACTGGGGAATTCAGAATGGAACGGGGTTTGAGACAAGGAGACCCTTTGGCCCCTTTTCTCTTCTTGATTGTGGCCGAAGGACTTAACAGATTATTTTTGAACTCTGTTCACTTGAGTTATTTTTCAGGTTACAAGGTTGGTGGTAAAGCTAACTGCTTGGTGTCTCTTCTCCAGTTCGCAGATGACACCATCTTCTTGGGTGAAGCCTCTGTCCAAAATGTGATTGTGATTAAAGCTGTCCTTCGCTATTTTGAGATGATCTCTGGCCTCAAGGTGAATTTTTACAAGAGTAAACTAGCTGGTTTATCTATTGCAGACTCTCTTGCAGGTCG GATGCCTCCTTGTGTGATTAAGATCTGTACTAGGCTCATGAGGAACTTTCTTTGGGGAGGAGTTGGGGATGATCGTAAGATTGCATGGGTTAAATGGAGCTCAATTTGCCAATCAAAAAAAGCAGGTAGTGTAGGGATTAAGGATCTTGAGCTGTTCAACAGAGCTCTCCTTGGCAAATGGGTCTGGCGTTGGCACAGGGAACCGTTTGCTTTGTGGTGTCGTGTGATTCAAGCGAAATACGGTGATAACTCTGGCCATAAATTCTCAACTTGGTGGCGGGATATTCATAGAGCTTGTATTATGGATTCTTTGAATTGGTTTGAGGAGGGGAGCAAAAAATCTGTGCGAGGTGGTGATGCAACAAAACTTTGGCATGAGGATTGGTTGGGTAATGGTTGCCTTCGGGAGAAATATTTACGGCTGTATAATCTTTCAAATCAGAGGTGGTCGCGGATTAGTGATTGTGGTGTTTGGGTTGACGGTCTGTGGGATTGGAAGCTCCGGTGGAGGAGACCGTTACGGGGACGCGAACTGGCCTGGGAGCAGTCCCTTCTTCAAGAGCTTCGCTCAATGTCTCTGCGTGAGGGTTGCCCTGATTTGTGGTCGTGGGAGGTGGCCGCGGATGGCATTTATTCTGTTAGTTCTGCGTACTCTTTTCTGCAGGAGCGCGATCAGCCAGTGTTGGACCCGTGTTTTGCAGCTCTTTGGAAGTCCTTCTGTTCTTCAAGTGTAAAGGGCTTCGCTTGGAGACTTCTGCTGGATCGAATTCCGAGTAAAGAAAACCTTCTGAAGCGACACATTCTTGTCTCTATGGCTGATGCTCATTGCGTGTTATGTCAGGATCAATTGGAGACTAGCTATCATTTGCTTTTCTCTTGCTCTTTCTCAGTGGGTGTTTGCCAATCTTGTTTCTCTTGGTTGGAGGTTCCGTATTTCTCTGCTGCATCGGCCTGCGAGCACTTCCTTGCTTTTCGAATTGGGAGAAGTGGTGCTCAACAGCGCATGGCACATACAGTTTGGATGACCATAGCTTGGTCTCTTTGGTTATTAAGGAATGAGGTGACATTCAGGGAAGGGTCTGCAGATGTTGATTCAGTTCTGGAATTGATTAAGCGCCGGTCATGGCAGTGGATCAATGCAAATCTACCCCAATTCCAGTATTCTTTTGCTGTTTGGTCTTACTCTCCTCTTAATTATATCCTAAGTAGTTAA
- the LOC130720578 gene encoding malate dehydrogenase-like has translation MAKDPVRVLVTGAAGQIGYALVPMVARGVMLGPDQPMILHMLDIPHAAESLNGVKMELVDAAFPLLKGVVATTDVVVACTGVNIAVMVGGFPRKEGMERKDVMSKNVSIYKSQASALEKHAAANCKVLVVANPANTNALILKEYAPSIPEKNITCLTRLDHNRALGQISERLNIQVSDVKNVIIWGNHSSTQYPDVNHATIKTPAGEKSVRELVADDTWLNSEFITTVQQRGAAIIKARKLSSALSAASAACDHIRDWVLGTPEGTWVSMGVYSDGSYNVPAGLIYSFPITSQNGEWKIVQGLSIDEFSRKKLDLTAEELSEEKALAYSCLS, from the exons ATGGCCAAAGACCCAGTTCGTGTTCTTGTCACCGGTGCTGCAG GACAAATCGGGTATGCTCTTGTCCCTATGGTTGCTAGGGGAGTGATGCTGGGTCCTGACCAGCCTATGATCCTCCACATGCTTGACATTCCACATGCAGCCGAATCACTGAACGGCGTTAAAATGGAGTTGGTGGATGCTGCATTCCCCCTTCTTAAAG GTGTTGTTGCTACAACTGATGTGGTTGTGGCATGCACCGGTGTTAATATTGCTGTGATGGTTGGTGGGTTCCCTAGAAAAGAAGGCATGGAGAGGAAAGATGTGATGTCCAAAAATGTCTCTATTTATAAATCCCAGGCTTCTGCTCTTGAAAAGCATGCTGCTGCAAACTGCAAG GTTCTGGTAGTTGCTAACCCAGCAAACACCAATGCATTAATCTTAAAGGAATATGCTCCTTCGATTCCTGAGAAAAACATTACTTGTTTGACTAGACTGGATCATAACAGGGCACTGGGTCAAATTTCAGAAAGACTGAATATTCAAGtttctgatgtaaaaaatgTTATAATCTGGGGTAATCATTCCTCAACTCAATATCCTGATGTCAACCATGCAACTATTAAAACCCCTGCTGGGGAAAAGTCTGTTCGTGAACTTGTTGCTGATGATACCTG GTTGAACTCGGAATTCATAACTACCGTCCAACAACGGGGTGCTGCAATTATTAAAGCTAGAAAACTTTCAAGTGCACTATCTGCTGCTAGTGCTGCTTGTGACCACATTAGAGATTGGGTTCTTGGAACTCCTGAG GGAACATGGGTATCCATGGGAGTTTATTCTGATGGATCGTACAATGTACCGGCTGGACTTATCTATTCATTCCCCATAACCTCTCAGAATGGTGAATGGAAAATAGTTCAAG GACTTTCAATTGATGAGTTCTCAAGGAAAAAATTGGACTTGACAGCAGAAGAGCTTTCTGAGGAGAAGGCTTTGGCTTACTCATGCCTCTCTTAG